One genomic window of Denticeps clupeoides chromosome 14, fDenClu1.1, whole genome shotgun sequence includes the following:
- the LOC114763723 gene encoding T-cell activation Rho GTPase-activating protein-like — protein sequence MKVLSSNITQNKTLIGGAMEPHVESPPIGDAKVSAQPRHSANTKEPFENGCNKFTLITRKLRKSCAPTNSNHALFGQALHKICSADGALPKPIREILTLLWRKGPATEGVFRRPSNSKTVNIIREQLDAGDEVNMEVLPVALLVGLLKSFLKELPGSLLVAEQCDNWINALEKEQKRPSELKSCHSHMFICLSSSSVCYTRISQNAKANLMDPKNLAVCIAPTLLQVKGHPKDILAHTAKVNSLTQFLIENCSEIFGEHVLGLLGDPDEEELEGTSDSSSLQQLDSAYDSPDPDAIGCYPAEEEEGLSSSSQKCPTATSSMTDHSLVTSCSSEHIFNTFTKPMGRRCSEPTIFNSEMIHIQPGLARSQDDFTKDREDFLQLKKQISDDSFLQSKRYMDQPLAPPKALAAKDCSFSSSGSLESGTSNHSESSVFTNSPKTSPACSRRSHSTKSVPTSRPTVEMHKPEVEVKWRSKSLRLPGLFNRAGVKKVELQKEAAFSCETLQEDSPSEPENPEEVPARQRPLSEILMPSQPPSYHHHQAILSGIQTVHPLMTVQNARSLTTRPRPISMNEDFLNSCSLSQGTHFLRHLTDNTDPFVSQPPPPYRQRAMSESVSMGQHERIARRCSQPLVEELSHAKETYV from the exons ATGAAGGTGCTGAGTAGCAACATCACA CAGAACAAAACGCTAATAGGAGGTGCAATGGAGCCTCATGTGGAGTCACCACCTATC GGTGATGCCAAAGTCTCCGCCCAGCCAAGGCATTCGGCCAATACGAAGGAGCCCTTTG AAAATGGCTGCAACAAGTTCACACTGATCACCCGAAAACTGAGAAAAAGTTGTGCTCCAACCAACTCTAACCACGCCCTGTTCGGCCAGGCTCTTCACAAAATCTGCAGTGCAGACGGTGCTCTTCCCAAGCCCATTCGA GAAATACTCACGCTGCTGTGGAGGAAGGGTCCTGCTACTGAGGGAGTTTTCCGCAGACCGAGCAACAGCAAAACTGTGAACATCATCCGAGAGCAGCTGGATGCTGGGGATGAGGTCAATATGGAGGTCCTGCCCGTGGCGCTCCTTGTTGGACTGCTCAAG AGTTTCCTGAAGGAGCTTCCAGGAAGCCTGTTGGTGGCGGAGCAGTGTGACAACTGGATTAATGCACTGGAGAAAGAGCAAAAGAGGCCATCAGAGCTCAAGAG TTGCCACAGCCACATGTTCATCTGCTTGAGCTCCTCATCTGTGTGCTACACCCGCATCAGCCAGAATGCAAAGGCCAATCTAATGGATCCTAAGAACCTTGCTGTATGCATTGCTCCAACCCTGCTACAGGTTAAAGGCCATCCTAAGGATATTCTGGCCCATACAGCAAAG gtgAACAGTTTGACACAGTTCTTGATAGAGAACTGCAGTGAGATCTTTGGAGAACATGTCCTGGGCCTTTTAGGAGACCCCGATGAAGAGGAACTGGAAGGTACTTCAG actctTCATCTTTACAGCAGCTGGATTCGGCCTATGACAGTCCGGACCCTGATGCTATAGGATGCTATCcagcagaagaggaggaagggctctcatcatcatcacagaaATGCCCCACTGCCACTTCTTCTATGACAGATCATTCACTTGTGACCTCTTGCTCCTCTGAGCACATCTTCAACACCTTCACCAAACCTATGGGCAGGCGTTGCTCTGAGCCCACCATATTCAACTCAGAAATGATCCACATCCAACCAGGCCTGGCCCGCAGTCAAGATGACTTCACCAAGGACCGGGAGGACTTTCTCCAACTCAAGAAGCAGATCTCAGATGACTCCTTCTTGCAATCTAAGCGATACATGGACCAACCCCTAGCCCCTCCAAAGGCATTGGCTGCCAAGGACTGCTCATTTTCATCTTCTGGCTCCCTGGAAAGTGGCACCTCCAATCACTCTGAGAGCTCTGTCTTCACAAACTCTCCCAAGACCTCTCCTGCTTGCTCTAGAAGATCCCACTCCACAAAGTCAGTTCCCACTTCCAGGCCCACAGTCGAGATGCACAAGCCAGAAGTGGAAGTGAAATGGCGCTCAAAGTCACTGAGGCTGCCTGGCCTGTTTAACAGGGCAGGCGTGAAGAAAGTGGAGCTCCAAAAGGAGGCTGCATTCTCCTGTGAGACCCTGCAGGAGGACTCACCCAGTGAGCCAGAGAATCCTGAGGAGGTGCCCGCTCGCCAGCGACCTCTATCTGAGATTCTGATGCCTTCCCAGCCACCTtcctatcatcatcatcaggccATCCTGAGTGGCATTCAGACTGTCCACCCGCTCATGACAGTGCAGAACGCCCGATCGCTGACCACAAGACCCCGGCCAATCTCTATGAATGAGGACTTCCTGAATTCTTGCTCTCTCAGCCAGGGAACTCATTTCTTACGTCACCTCACAGATAACACGGATCCATTTGTGTCTCAGCCACCACCTCCGTACAGACAGAGGGCCATGTCCGAGTCTGTGTCCATGGGTCAGCATGAGAGAATTGCACGGCGGTGTAGCCAACCGCTGGTTGAGGAACTGTCTCACGCCAAGGAGACCTATGTTTAA